The following proteins are co-located in the Pseudomonas cavernae genome:
- a CDS encoding DUF4124 domain-containing protein: MNKASWLAVLLLAGQAPAVWAATVLKCVDRNGNITFTQATCPPEQTLDAVMQPHNEAPSGSGEPVPLAKPRPPEPEPQEPPPLPPASTPSEQPVVQDEDRYQDDYDEGAEYYDPDYVHRPRPYRNHQRPYPPPYPHPLPPPHPVEPPRPQPKGVGAPRNALKHTGPQLEEEQMR; encoded by the coding sequence ATGAACAAAGCCAGTTGGTTGGCGGTGCTATTGTTGGCCGGCCAGGCCCCTGCGGTTTGGGCGGCCACGGTGCTCAAGTGCGTGGACCGCAACGGCAATATCACCTTTACCCAGGCCACCTGCCCGCCCGAGCAGACCCTGGATGCGGTGATGCAGCCGCACAACGAGGCCCCGAGCGGCAGCGGCGAGCCCGTGCCGCTGGCCAAGCCGCGGCCGCCAGAACCTGAACCGCAAGAACCGCCGCCGCTACCGCCCGCCAGCACGCCGAGCGAACAACCGGTGGTGCAAGACGAGGACCGCTATCAAGACGACTACGACGAGGGTGCCGAGTATTACGACCCGGACTACGTCCACCGCCCAAGGCCCTATCGCAATCACCAGCGCCCGTACCCACCGCCTTATCCGCACCCGCTACCACCGCCCCACCCGGTCGAGCCGCCGCGACCGCAGCCCAAAGGCGTGGGTGCGCCACGCAATGCGCTAAAGCACACCGGGCCGCAACTCGAGGAAGAGCAGATGCGCTAA
- a CDS encoding YceH family protein — MPTDSPSPFSQEPLSAVEVRILGCLIEKQATTPESYPLTLNALQLACNQKTSREPVMNLDAGPIGQALRRLEGRELVRLQMASRADRWEQRVDKTLELVQPQLALIGLLLLRGPQTIGELLARSNRLYQFEDGEQVQHQLERLSSRGLATLLPRQSGQREDRYMHLLGDPSDLDALLAARQSEVTSSGSNNADHEERIQALEARVAELEEKLTQLLGD; from the coding sequence ATGCCCACCGACTCCCCCAGCCCGTTCAGCCAGGAACCCCTGAGTGCCGTCGAAGTGCGCATTCTCGGCTGCCTGATCGAGAAGCAGGCGACCACCCCGGAAAGCTACCCGCTGACCCTCAATGCCCTGCAACTGGCCTGCAACCAGAAGACCAGCCGCGAACCGGTGATGAACCTCGATGCCGGGCCGATCGGCCAGGCGCTGCGCCGCCTGGAGGGGCGCGAACTGGTGCGTTTGCAGATGGCCAGCCGCGCCGACCGTTGGGAACAGCGCGTCGACAAGACCCTGGAACTGGTGCAGCCGCAGTTGGCGCTGATCGGTCTGCTGCTGCTGCGCGGCCCGCAGACCATCGGCGAACTGCTCGCCCGCAGCAACCGGCTGTACCAGTTCGAGGACGGCGAGCAGGTCCAGCACCAGCTGGAGCGCCTGAGCAGTCGAGGCCTGGCCACCCTGCTGCCACGTCAGAGCGGCCAGCGCGAGGATCGTTACATGCACCTGCTGGGCGACCCGTCCGACCTCGATGCCCTGCTTGCCGCCCGGCAGAGTGAGGTGACATCCAGCGGTAGCAACAACGCCGATCACGAGGAGCGTATTCAAGCCCTGGAAGCGCGCGTGGCGGAGTTGGAGGAAAAGCTGACGCAGTTGCTTGGGGACTAA
- a CDS encoding HPP family protein, with product MKDSDASLLDWLKRFRPISLNTPPREWLRAALGAFCGVLLAVLACTEVFGLEVALRVAAPLGASAVLLFGVTSSPLAQPWSIFGGNLVAALIGASAAHWIDHTLLTACAAMGLTIIVSFALRCLHPPSSAVALIMVLSGPPLSDLGLGAVLPVLLSSAVLLTVALLYNNLSRMPYPRQPVKVSQHQTADLPPSQRLGFTPGDLDHALEDFGQYLDITREDLEQLIHHTEQHALRRSMGEICAADIMSRDVQTARPDTFIQHAWQMLNEHHLKALPVLDKQRQLVGIVTLVDLLGHFQLEGNSLFQRLKYLRGTKLRAIMSQPVISVRPHTHLVELVALLSDQGLHYLPVVDDGNHLVGIVSQTDLIAALSQRWLKHLLQQRVATA from the coding sequence ATGAAAGATTCCGACGCCTCACTGCTGGACTGGCTGAAACGCTTCCGCCCGATCTCCCTCAACACACCGCCGCGCGAATGGCTGCGCGCGGCGCTGGGCGCCTTCTGCGGGGTGCTGCTGGCCGTGCTGGCCTGCACCGAGGTGTTCGGCCTGGAGGTCGCCCTGCGCGTGGCAGCGCCGCTGGGTGCTTCGGCCGTGCTGCTGTTCGGCGTGACCAGCAGCCCGCTGGCGCAGCCCTGGTCGATCTTCGGTGGCAATCTGGTAGCGGCACTGATCGGCGCCAGCGCCGCGCACTGGATCGACCACACACTGCTCACTGCCTGCGCCGCCATGGGCCTGACCATCATCGTCAGCTTCGCCCTGCGCTGCCTGCATCCGCCGAGCAGCGCGGTGGCGCTGATCATGGTGCTGTCCGGGCCGCCGCTCAGCGACCTCGGCCTCGGCGCGGTGCTGCCGGTGCTGCTCAGCTCGGCGGTGCTGCTGACGGTGGCGCTGCTGTACAACAACCTCAGCCGCATGCCCTACCCGCGCCAGCCGGTCAAAGTCAGCCAGCACCAGACCGCCGACCTGCCGCCGAGCCAGCGCCTGGGCTTCACCCCGGGCGATCTCGACCATGCGCTAGAAGACTTCGGCCAGTACCTCGACATCACCCGCGAGGATCTCGAGCAGCTGATCCACCACACCGAGCAGCACGCCCTGCGCCGCAGCATGGGCGAGATCTGCGCCGCCGACATCATGTCCCGCGATGTGCAGACGGCGCGCCCGGACACCTTCATCCAGCACGCCTGGCAGATGCTCAACGAGCACCACCTCAAGGCCCTGCCGGTGCTCGACAAGCAACGCCAACTGGTCGGCATCGTCACCCTGGTGGACCTGCTCGGCCACTTTCAGCTTGAGGGCAACAGCCTGTTCCAGCGCCTGAAATACCTGCGCGGCACCAAGTTGCGGGCAATCATGTCGCAGCCGGTGATCAGCGTGCGGCCGCACACCCACCTGGTCGAGCTGGTGGCCCTGCTGTCCGATCAGGGCCTGCACTACCTGCCGGTGGTGGATGACGGCAACCATCTGGTGGGCATCGTCAGCCAGACCGACCTGATCGCCGCGCTGTCCCAGCGCTGGCTTAAGCATCTGCTGCAGCAGCGGGTGGCAACGGCCTAA
- a CDS encoding universal stress protein → MNRLLVATDLSARSDRAVQRAALLARRFACDWTLLHVVDDDGPRALIERRLSDARELLENRVEGLALIAGRRPQVLVLVGDIEQTVSETAVGSGCQLLVLGMHRKSLLREIFTGTSTERIIRSSRLPVLRVGATPETDYQRLLLATDLSRCSALAVQTCRELGLLEGSEVNVVHVFDAFVKGEQLFAGSDGETLARGTQAAEAEIEARLQRFLREQRLELPAAQVRIEEGFSVVVLKRLAEELAPDLLVIGTHERSGLKKMMLGSVAETLLSELQRDILCVPMPLAR, encoded by the coding sequence CTGCCCTGCTGGCCCGGCGCTTCGCCTGCGACTGGACGCTGCTGCATGTGGTGGATGATGACGGTCCGCGGGCGCTGATCGAGCGGCGCCTCAGCGATGCCCGCGAACTGCTGGAAAACCGCGTCGAGGGCCTGGCGCTGATCGCCGGGCGGCGCCCGCAGGTACTGGTGCTGGTCGGCGACATCGAGCAGACCGTCAGTGAGACGGCGGTGGGCAGCGGCTGCCAGCTGCTGGTGCTGGGCATGCACCGCAAGAGCCTGCTGCGCGAGATTTTCACCGGTACCAGCACCGAGCGGATCATCCGCAGCAGCCGTCTGCCGGTGCTACGGGTCGGCGCCACGCCGGAGACGGACTACCAGCGCCTGCTGCTGGCCACCGATCTGTCGCGCTGTTCCGCCCTGGCCGTGCAGACCTGTCGTGAACTGGGCCTGCTGGAAGGCAGTGAGGTGAACGTCGTGCACGTGTTCGACGCTTTCGTCAAAGGGGAACAGCTGTTTGCCGGCAGCGACGGCGAAACCCTCGCCCGCGGCACGCAGGCGGCCGAGGCCGAAATCGAGGCGCGCCTGCAGCGCTTCCTGCGCGAGCAGCGCTTGGAACTGCCGGCCGCTCAGGTACGGATCGAGGAAGGCTTTTCGGTGGTGGTGCTCAAGCGACTGGCCGAGGAACTCGCCCCCGACCTGCTGGTGATCGGCACTCACGAGCGCAGCGGGCTGAAGAAGATGATGCTCGGCAGCGTCGCGGAAACCCTGTTGAGCGAGCTGCAACGCGACATTCTCTGCGTGCCGATGCCATTGGCACGCTAG